One Rosa chinensis cultivar Old Blush chromosome 3, RchiOBHm-V2, whole genome shotgun sequence DNA window includes the following coding sequences:
- the LOC112192508 gene encoding uncharacterized protein LOC112192508 isoform X2, which translates to MTSKTLRRRLHHGDVDGKAHEHLEASASEDGLNEPLLGNYESPERHSEESALADLWNDERRMEQLHWTLLFSQLIAQWARWLANIVLGSGSLIGRFLTSATQNGQSTSLLAPALTPVQDALKQLWRLAYPDRELPPLKSELWKDMGWQGADPSTDFRGGGFISLENLIFFAQQYPESFHRLLHKQDGTRAEWEYPFAVAGINISFVLAQMLDLQSAKPTSLAGIRFLQLLQEDEMAFDNLYCVTFQMMDAQWLAKRASYMEFNDVMKSTTTQLERELALEDVTCVKDLPAYNLLAK; encoded by the exons ATGACATCTAAGACTTTGCGGCGAAGGCTTCATCATGGAGATGTTGATGGAAAAGCGCACGAGCATTTGGAGGCATCAGCTTCAGAAGATGGTCTTAATGAGCCTCTCCTCGGAAACTACGAAAGTCCAGAGAGGCATTCGGAG GAATCCGCACTTGCGGACCTCTGGAATGATGAGCGGAGAATGGAACAACTCCACTGGACTTTATTGTTTTCTCAGTTGATTGCGCAGTGGGCACGATGGTTAG CAAATATTGTGCTGGGATCTGGATCACTTATTGGACGGTTTTTGACCTCAGCTACACAAAATGGACAAAGTACCAGTCTGCTTGCACCTGCCCTTACTCCTGTGCAA GATGCACTAAAACAATTATGGAGGTTGGCTTATCCGGATAGGGAGCTCCCACCTCTTAAATCTGAGCTTTGGAAAGATATGGGTTGGCAAGGTGCAGACCCTTCAACAGATTTTAG AGGTGGAGGGTTTATATCATTGGAGAACCTTATCTTTTTTGCCCAACAATATCCG GAATCATTCCATAGACTGTTGCACAAACAAGATGGAACCCGAGCTGAATGGGAATATCCTTTCGCTGTAGCTGGAATCAATATTTCATTTGTCTTGGCACAAATGTTGGATCTTCAATCAG CAAAGCCAACTTCGTTGGCAGGAATCCGATTTCTACAACTGCtccaagaagatgaaatggcaTTTGATAACCTATATTGTGTAACCTTCCAAATGATGGATGCTCAATGGCTTGCAAAGCGTGCTTCGTATATGGAGTTCAAT gATGTTATGAAGTCTACAACAACTCAGCTAGAGCGTGAGCTTGCCCTCGAAGATGTCACCTGCGTTAAAGATTTACCAGCATACAATCTATTGGCAAAATGA
- the LOC112192508 gene encoding uncharacterized protein LOC112192508 isoform X3, which translates to MTSKTLRRRLHHGDVDGKAHEHLEASASEDGLNEPLLGNYESPERHSEESALADLWNDERRMEQLHWTLLFSQLIAQWARWLANIVLGSGSLIGRFLTSATQNGQSTSLLAPALTPVQEVRLKNLRQRLEVPFDGSRVEHQESFHRLLHKQDGTRAEWEYPFAVAGINISFVLAQMLDLQSAKPTSLAGIRFLQLLQEDEMAFDNLYCVTFQMMDAQWLAKRASYMEFNDVMKSTTTQLERELALEDVTCVKDLPAYNLLAK; encoded by the exons ATGACATCTAAGACTTTGCGGCGAAGGCTTCATCATGGAGATGTTGATGGAAAAGCGCACGAGCATTTGGAGGCATCAGCTTCAGAAGATGGTCTTAATGAGCCTCTCCTCGGAAACTACGAAAGTCCAGAGAGGCATTCGGAG GAATCCGCACTTGCGGACCTCTGGAATGATGAGCGGAGAATGGAACAACTCCACTGGACTTTATTGTTTTCTCAGTTGATTGCGCAGTGGGCACGATGGTTAG CAAATATTGTGCTGGGATCTGGATCACTTATTGGACGGTTTTTGACCTCAGCTACACAAAATGGACAAAGTACCAGTCTGCTTGCACCTGCCCTTACTCCTGTGCAA GAAGTAAGACTCAAAAACCTACGGCAAAGGCTTGAAGTCCCCTTTGATGGTTCTCGTGTGGAGCATCAA GAATCATTCCATAGACTGTTGCACAAACAAGATGGAACCCGAGCTGAATGGGAATATCCTTTCGCTGTAGCTGGAATCAATATTTCATTTGTCTTGGCACAAATGTTGGATCTTCAATCAG CAAAGCCAACTTCGTTGGCAGGAATCCGATTTCTACAACTGCtccaagaagatgaaatggcaTTTGATAACCTATATTGTGTAACCTTCCAAATGATGGATGCTCAATGGCTTGCAAAGCGTGCTTCGTATATGGAGTTCAAT gATGTTATGAAGTCTACAACAACTCAGCTAGAGCGTGAGCTTGCCCTCGAAGATGTCACCTGCGTTAAAGATTTACCAGCATACAATCTATTGGCAAAATGA
- the LOC112194643 gene encoding DNA-binding protein HEXBP-like, with protein sequence MAIEQENLIFQEQESAERDSRRKGKATVENSEGTDAQGGFWKRRRTHQQAPAREAATPARVAPVGQGAPLRCYNCKEIGHTAKACTKPKNLACFTCGQTGHFSRDCTQQQGRGQGNQRGQQPLGHV encoded by the coding sequence atggccattgagcaggagaacttgaTTTTCCAGGAGCAGGAGTCTGCTGAGAGGGACTCCcgaaggaagggaaaggcaactgTTGAGAACAGTGAAGGGACAGATGCTCAGGGTGGGTTCTGGAAGAGGCGCAGGACTCATCAGCAGGCGCCAGCTAGGGAAGCGGCTACACCTGCTAGGGTTGCACCTGTTGGGCAGGGAGCACCTCTGAGATGTTACAACTGTAAGGAGATTGGCCATACTGCTAAGGCTTGCACAAAACCGAAGAACTTGGCGTGTTTTACTTGTGGCCAGACAGGgcatttctcaagggattgtacccagcagcagGGCAGGGGACAAGGAAATCAGCGAGGACAGCAGCCTTTGGGGCATGTCTGA
- the LOC112192508 gene encoding ELMO domain-containing protein A isoform X1 has translation MTSKTLRRRLHHGDVDGKAHEHLEASASEDGLNEPLLGNYESPERHSEESALADLWNDERRMEQLHWTLLFSQLIAQWARWLANIVLGSGSLIGRFLTSATQNGQSTSLLAPALTPVQEVRLKNLRQRLEVPFDGSRVEHQDALKQLWRLAYPDRELPPLKSELWKDMGWQGADPSTDFRGGGFISLENLIFFAQQYPESFHRLLHKQDGTRAEWEYPFAVAGINISFVLAQMLDLQSAKPTSLAGIRFLQLLQEDEMAFDNLYCVTFQMMDAQWLAKRASYMEFNDVMKSTTTQLERELALEDVTCVKDLPAYNLLAK, from the exons ATGACATCTAAGACTTTGCGGCGAAGGCTTCATCATGGAGATGTTGATGGAAAAGCGCACGAGCATTTGGAGGCATCAGCTTCAGAAGATGGTCTTAATGAGCCTCTCCTCGGAAACTACGAAAGTCCAGAGAGGCATTCGGAG GAATCCGCACTTGCGGACCTCTGGAATGATGAGCGGAGAATGGAACAACTCCACTGGACTTTATTGTTTTCTCAGTTGATTGCGCAGTGGGCACGATGGTTAG CAAATATTGTGCTGGGATCTGGATCACTTATTGGACGGTTTTTGACCTCAGCTACACAAAATGGACAAAGTACCAGTCTGCTTGCACCTGCCCTTACTCCTGTGCAA GAAGTAAGACTCAAAAACCTACGGCAAAGGCTTGAAGTCCCCTTTGATGGTTCTCGTGTGGAGCATCAA GATGCACTAAAACAATTATGGAGGTTGGCTTATCCGGATAGGGAGCTCCCACCTCTTAAATCTGAGCTTTGGAAAGATATGGGTTGGCAAGGTGCAGACCCTTCAACAGATTTTAG AGGTGGAGGGTTTATATCATTGGAGAACCTTATCTTTTTTGCCCAACAATATCCG GAATCATTCCATAGACTGTTGCACAAACAAGATGGAACCCGAGCTGAATGGGAATATCCTTTCGCTGTAGCTGGAATCAATATTTCATTTGTCTTGGCACAAATGTTGGATCTTCAATCAG CAAAGCCAACTTCGTTGGCAGGAATCCGATTTCTACAACTGCtccaagaagatgaaatggcaTTTGATAACCTATATTGTGTAACCTTCCAAATGATGGATGCTCAATGGCTTGCAAAGCGTGCTTCGTATATGGAGTTCAAT gATGTTATGAAGTCTACAACAACTCAGCTAGAGCGTGAGCTTGCCCTCGAAGATGTCACCTGCGTTAAAGATTTACCAGCATACAATCTATTGGCAAAATGA